The following are from one region of the Hydrogenophaga sp. BPS33 genome:
- a CDS encoding acyl-CoA dehydrogenase family protein translates to MNTEDGIESMLLDGADGFLSTAHSPSRARRVRRGEPSDSADVWRGMAECGWLAMTLPESMGGSDLDVGSAAALAMRLGGALLPEPFAECAIAPATLARLAQGAAPAQALADGLVSGSVRPALAWQSAAGEIEAPWHATLSADGRGWRLNGGFEGVDADATHWIVTGIADGEPLIAVVPAQADVQRRLQRCADGTSSASIQFANTAIGETAVLMRGDAARDAITAALGDARLVLSAQLAGIAEGALAMTVSYLQQRVQFGQPISSFQAIRHRVVDLNMQKRLACASWGHARKVRMVEGALTTASISAVSAAKARCAEAALLITRAAIQLHGAIGYTEEADIGLFLDAALKQASRLGNAPAHRRRFAALTLSDALAPGATA, encoded by the coding sequence ATGAACACGGAAGACGGTATCGAATCCATGCTGCTCGATGGAGCAGATGGATTTCTGAGTACGGCGCATTCGCCGTCGCGCGCCCGCCGCGTTCGCCGAGGCGAGCCTTCCGACAGCGCGGACGTGTGGCGTGGAATGGCCGAATGCGGCTGGCTCGCCATGACACTGCCCGAGTCGATGGGCGGCTCGGATCTGGACGTCGGCAGTGCCGCAGCTTTGGCGATGCGGCTGGGCGGCGCGCTGCTGCCCGAGCCTTTCGCCGAATGTGCGATCGCGCCCGCTACCCTGGCGCGGCTCGCCCAGGGCGCTGCTCCAGCCCAGGCACTTGCAGACGGACTTGTGAGCGGCTCGGTGCGCCCTGCGTTGGCTTGGCAATCGGCGGCGGGTGAGATCGAAGCGCCGTGGCATGCGACCTTGAGCGCGGATGGGCGTGGGTGGCGCTTGAACGGGGGGTTTGAAGGTGTGGATGCCGATGCCACGCACTGGATCGTGACCGGGATTGCCGACGGCGAACCCCTGATCGCCGTCGTGCCGGCGCAAGCAGACGTGCAGCGGCGCTTGCAGCGCTGCGCCGATGGCACCTCAAGCGCCAGCATCCAGTTCGCCAATACCGCCATTGGGGAGACTGCGGTGCTGATGCGCGGCGACGCGGCGCGCGACGCCATCACCGCGGCCCTTGGGGATGCACGTCTGGTGCTGTCGGCGCAGCTTGCCGGTATCGCAGAGGGTGCACTTGCCATGACCGTCAGCTATCTGCAGCAACGCGTGCAATTCGGTCAGCCCATATCGTCGTTTCAGGCCATCCGCCATCGTGTGGTGGATCTGAACATGCAGAAGCGCCTTGCATGTGCATCGTGGGGTCACGCGCGAAAAGTGCGAATGGTGGAAGGCGCCCTGACGACAGCGAGTATCAGCGCCGTCTCTGCGGCCAAGGCCCGATGCGCCGAAGCAGCGCTTCTGATAACCCGGGCCGCCATCCAGCTGCACGGCGCGATCGGCTACACCGAAGAGGCCGATATCGGCCTGTTCCTGGACGCCGCGCTGAAGCAGGCGTCGCGCCTGGGCAACGCACCCGCCCACCGGCGGCGTTTCGCGGCACTCACGCTGAGCGATGCTTTGGCACCGGGAGCAACCGCATGA
- a CDS encoding Bug family tripartite tricarboxylate transporter substrate binding protein, which translates to MNRFLKSALLRTGTAVACTLIGFGAQAQGFPNKPITIVVPYAAGGPTDITARRLAEGMGKTLSTTVLVENRPGAATTLGAAYVARAPKDGYTLLMAPGSTTSINPYIYSKLTYKFEDFAPVSQVSRQGFALTAAPNVPVKNMKEFVAWAKSKDSPVTYATTGTGSLTNILGEWVGRTLGVKMTEVPYKGTAAAYADLLGGRVDINVEGLSSAITLHNAGKMKVIGVMTEERSPQMPEVGTMGEAGYPKLIAYTNFGLLAPADTPTDVIKKLHAGVVAAVADAEFTAKLAAGGEQAVSSKSPKQFGDFLKSEYVQWGEIVKPLNLKLD; encoded by the coding sequence ATGAATCGATTTCTAAAGAGCGCGCTTTTGCGCACGGGTACCGCGGTGGCCTGTACCTTGATCGGCTTCGGCGCGCAGGCGCAGGGGTTTCCCAACAAGCCGATCACGATCGTCGTTCCGTATGCCGCAGGGGGGCCAACCGACATCACGGCGCGGCGGCTCGCAGAGGGAATGGGCAAGACGCTTTCGACAACGGTGCTGGTCGAAAACCGTCCGGGCGCTGCAACCACACTCGGCGCCGCCTATGTGGCCCGTGCACCGAAGGACGGCTATACCTTGCTGATGGCGCCCGGTTCTACCACGTCGATCAACCCATACATCTATAGCAAACTGACGTACAAGTTCGAAGACTTCGCACCGGTGTCGCAGGTCTCGCGGCAAGGGTTTGCACTCACCGCAGCGCCCAACGTGCCTGTGAAGAATATGAAGGAGTTCGTTGCCTGGGCCAAGAGCAAAGACTCACCCGTCACCTACGCCACGACCGGAACGGGGAGCCTCACCAACATCCTGGGCGAATGGGTCGGGCGCACCCTGGGCGTCAAGATGACCGAGGTGCCTTACAAGGGTACCGCCGCAGCGTATGCCGACCTGCTCGGTGGGCGTGTCGACATCAACGTCGAAGGCCTCTCCAGCGCCATCACGCTTCACAACGCGGGCAAGATGAAAGTGATCGGCGTGATGACCGAGGAGCGCTCGCCACAGATGCCGGAGGTCGGGACGATGGGGGAAGCGGGCTATCCCAAACTCATCGCTTACACGAACTTCGGCTTGTTGGCGCCTGCCGACACACCCACAGACGTCATCAAGAAGCTGCACGCTGGCGTGGTTGCTGCTGTCGCGGACGCCGAGTTCACGGCGAAGCTAGCCGCCGGTGGCGAACAGGCCGTTTCGTCGAAGAGTCCCAAACAGTTCGGCGATTTTCTCAAGTCCGAGTACGTGCAATGGGGTGAGA
- a CDS encoding thiolase, which translates to MKDAFPRGQTAIVGAATFGIGEAHGLDSIDLAVGAGLKALQMANLQPKDVDGVFVCLPSDFLSGLSVSEYLGIQPRFTDNNRTGGSAFLTHIQTAALALAAGQCDVALICYGSNQRTGAGKLVSAQKPPYFEAMYKPNMPVSAYALAASRHMHEFGTTSEQLAEVAVAARRWAQKNPEAFTRDALSIEDVLKARRVADPLGVRDCCLVTDGAAAIVMTRADRAADLVKKPAYVLGTAAATTHLNISAMPDLTVTAAKQSGARAFAQAGVAPKDIDVVELYDAFTINTILFLEDLGFCKKGEGGAFVSGGRIAPGGELPVNTNGGGLSCVHPGMYGLFTVVEATQQLMGLAGERQVHGATLGLAHGNGGTLSSQATTILGTRETL; encoded by the coding sequence GTGAAAGACGCATTCCCCCGCGGACAAACCGCCATCGTTGGCGCCGCCACCTTCGGCATCGGCGAAGCCCATGGGCTTGATTCGATCGACCTCGCCGTCGGCGCGGGCCTCAAGGCCCTGCAGATGGCGAACCTGCAACCCAAGGACGTGGACGGCGTTTTCGTCTGCCTGCCTTCCGACTTCCTGTCGGGACTGTCGGTGTCCGAGTATCTCGGCATCCAGCCCCGCTTCACGGACAACAACCGCACCGGTGGTTCCGCCTTCCTGACCCATATTCAGACGGCGGCGCTGGCCCTCGCCGCGGGGCAATGCGACGTGGCGCTGATCTGCTACGGGAGCAACCAGCGCACTGGTGCCGGCAAATTGGTGAGCGCGCAGAAGCCACCCTACTTCGAAGCGATGTACAAGCCGAACATGCCCGTGTCGGCGTATGCATTGGCGGCGTCTCGTCACATGCACGAATTTGGCACCACGAGCGAACAGCTCGCCGAGGTTGCCGTGGCGGCGCGTCGGTGGGCTCAGAAGAATCCGGAAGCGTTCACGCGTGATGCACTGTCCATCGAAGACGTTTTGAAAGCGCGAAGGGTTGCGGATCCGTTGGGGGTGCGTGACTGTTGCCTGGTCACGGACGGTGCCGCTGCGATCGTGATGACACGGGCCGACCGAGCGGCTGACCTCGTCAAGAAGCCGGCATACGTTCTGGGTACCGCCGCCGCCACCACGCACCTGAATATTTCCGCCATGCCGGACCTCACGGTCACTGCCGCAAAGCAATCGGGCGCCCGCGCATTCGCGCAGGCCGGCGTCGCTCCGAAAGACATCGACGTGGTGGAGCTGTACGACGCCTTCACGATCAACACGATCCTGTTTCTGGAAGACCTGGGCTTTTGCAAAAAAGGCGAGGGCGGCGCCTTCGTCAGCGGGGGCCGGATCGCACCAGGCGGCGAACTGCCGGTCAACACCAATGGTGGCGGCCTGTCGTGTGTGCACCCGGGCATGTATGGTTTGTTCACGGTGGTCGAGGCCACGCAGCAATTGATGGGGCTTGCCGGTGAACGGCAAGTGCACGGTGCCACGTTGGGCTTGGCGCACGGCAACGGGGGCACGCTCTCCAGCCAGGCGACCACCATTCTCGGTACGCGCGAAACCCTATGA
- a CDS encoding acyl-CoA dehydrogenase family protein: MSKHTVISGADLDAMNEQQFAAHLRAFLEKAYPGEWRRPVVLRVRGTDERRWLKQLNSHGLRAPGLPREHGGMGLSLDKQLVYKAVFDAYGAARVLDVGGTLLAPVLIRYGTPAQKGHYLPRILSCEDMWCQGYSEPGAGSDLASLRTSAERRGDVFVINGQKIWTSHATTASHIFVLARTGKFEKKQQGISFILCDMQTPGITVRPIVNMAGDDEFCEVFFDNVEVPVENLVGELDQGWTVAKSLLGTERLINGSPVLAQQTFDYLLRMLKSSPDMRLAAVADQRLAQIACDLHDAGALYKEICASALANTAEDADYSVLKVLSTELFQRTADLVTDLANERGGSAGECDFGDWQLDLHRLSMIARPGTIYGGTNEIQRDILSRAMFSAGR; this comes from the coding sequence ATGAGCAAACACACCGTCATTTCAGGTGCAGACCTCGATGCGATGAATGAGCAGCAGTTCGCTGCGCATCTGCGCGCCTTTCTCGAAAAGGCCTACCCCGGTGAGTGGCGTCGGCCGGTGGTGCTCCGCGTGCGTGGAACGGACGAGCGGCGCTGGTTGAAACAGCTGAATTCCCATGGCCTTCGCGCACCGGGTTTGCCACGCGAACACGGAGGCATGGGCTTGTCCCTGGACAAGCAGCTCGTCTACAAAGCCGTATTTGACGCCTACGGCGCAGCGCGCGTGCTGGACGTGGGTGGCACGCTGCTAGCGCCAGTGCTGATCCGTTACGGAACGCCGGCGCAGAAAGGTCACTACCTGCCGCGTATTCTTTCCTGCGAAGACATGTGGTGCCAAGGCTACTCCGAGCCGGGCGCGGGTTCCGATCTCGCCAGTTTGCGCACCTCCGCTGAGCGGCGGGGCGATGTGTTCGTGATCAACGGACAGAAGATCTGGACCAGTCACGCGACGACCGCCAGCCATATCTTTGTCTTGGCGCGCACAGGCAAGTTCGAGAAGAAACAGCAAGGCATTAGCTTCATCCTTTGCGACATGCAGACGCCTGGCATCACGGTGCGTCCCATCGTCAACATGGCGGGCGATGACGAGTTTTGCGAAGTGTTTTTCGACAACGTGGAGGTGCCAGTTGAAAACCTCGTGGGCGAGCTGGATCAGGGCTGGACGGTGGCGAAGAGTCTCCTGGGCACCGAACGCCTCATCAACGGAAGCCCGGTGCTTGCGCAGCAGACCTTCGACTATCTTCTGCGCATGCTGAAGTCTTCGCCAGACATGCGCCTTGCAGCAGTGGCGGACCAACGCCTTGCCCAGATCGCTTGCGACCTGCACGACGCGGGTGCGCTGTACAAGGAAATTTGCGCCTCGGCGCTCGCCAACACCGCCGAAGATGCCGACTATTCGGTTCTAAAGGTGTTGTCGACTGAACTCTTCCAGCGCACGGCCGACCTTGTCACCGACCTGGCCAATGAGCGCGGCGGCAGCGCCGGCGAGTGCGACTTCGGCGACTGGCAGTTGGACCTGCATCGGCTGTCCATGATCGCCCGCCCCGGCACCATCTATGGCGGCACCAACGAAATCCAGCGCGACATCCTATCCCGCGCCATGTTCTCCGCGGGTCGCTAA